One genomic window of Mercenaria mercenaria strain notata chromosome 2, MADL_Memer_1, whole genome shotgun sequence includes the following:
- the LOC123564477 gene encoding uncharacterized protein LOC123564477, translated as MKGKEVYAFLCLLCFAYVYGATFKSNIGIKIVNGRVVPFCQHGNIRVSPGTEFEDYDMCTHCTCSYNGLDCQTLGSAGRITVPNNTACISKLIDCHNHWVLRNDNSKDCPPNLIPTENISMTGK; from the exons ATGAAGGGAAAGGAAGTGTATGCGTTTCTGTGCTTGCTTTGCTTCGCATACGTGTATGGAGCTACATTTAAGTCAAACATCGGGATTAAAATAG TTAACGGAAGAGTTGTGCCGTTTTGTCAACATGGCAATATAAGAGTGTCACCGGGTACCGAGTTCGAGGACTACGACATGTGCACGCACTGTACTTGTAGTTACAATGGATTAGACTGTCAGAC TTTGGGAAGCGCTGGAAGAATAACCGTTCCAAACAACACCGCATGTATCAGCAAGTTGATTGACTGTCATAACCATTGGGTATTGAGGAACGACAACAGCAAAGACTGTCCTCCAAATCTCATCCCGACAGAAAACATCTCCATGACGGGAAAATAG